From a single Sphingosinicellaceae bacterium genomic region:
- a CDS encoding NAD(P)-dependent glycerol-3-phosphate dehydrogenase has translation MSGIGVLGGGAWGTALAAVLAGKGEAVTLWAREADVVASINDARRNTRFLPGVELPAGITATTDLAALDACDTWLVVTPAQHLRSVLAAAPQGLRTLVLCAKGIEAGTHLLMAEVAAEALPGAALAILSGPTFAAEVASGQPTAITLACADAELGAKLVARLATRSFRPYLTDDVTGAEIGGAVKNVLAIACGVVAGRGLGDNARAALLSRGYAEMTRFAVARGGRPETLAGLSGLGDLVLTCGSPKSRNMSLGFAIGEGRPAAELLSNRDTVAEGAATAPVLVEAARSAGVEMPIAEAVAALLAGAPVGPVIAALLDRPLKSER, from the coding sequence ATGAGTGGCATCGGCGTTCTCGGCGGCGGCGCATGGGGGACGGCGCTCGCTGCCGTTCTCGCCGGCAAGGGCGAGGCGGTGACGCTCTGGGCGCGCGAGGCCGACGTCGTCGCGAGCATCAACGACGCGCGGCGCAACACACGCTTCCTGCCCGGGGTCGAGCTACCCGCCGGAATTACCGCGACCACCGACCTCGCCGCGCTCGATGCCTGCGATACTTGGCTAGTGGTAACGCCCGCCCAGCACCTCCGCTCGGTCCTCGCCGCCGCGCCTCAAGGTTTGCGGACGCTTGTGCTGTGCGCCAAGGGCATCGAGGCGGGCACGCACCTACTTATGGCCGAGGTCGCGGCCGAAGCGCTGCCCGGCGCGGCGCTGGCGATCCTGTCGGGCCCGACCTTCGCCGCCGAAGTCGCGAGCGGCCAGCCGACCGCGATCACGCTCGCCTGCGCCGACGCCGAACTGGGTGCGAAGCTGGTGGCACGGCTCGCGACCCGCTCGTTCCGCCCCTACCTGACCGACGACGTCACTGGCGCGGAGATCGGCGGCGCGGTCAAGAACGTGCTGGCGATCGCGTGCGGCGTGGTCGCCGGGCGCGGCCTCGGCGACAATGCCCGCGCGGCGCTGCTCAGCCGGGGCTATGCCGAGATGACGCGGTTCGCGGTGGCACGCGGCGGCCGCCCCGAGACGCTCGCGGGGTTGTCGGGGCTCGGCGACCTCGTACTGACCTGCGGCTCGCCAAAGTCGCGCAACATGAGCCTCGGGTTCGCAATCGGCGAAGGTCGCCCGGCCGCTGAACTGTTGTCGAACCGCGACACCGTCGCCGAGGGTGCCGCGACCGCGCCGGTACTGGTTGAGGCGGCGCGCTCGGCCGGGGTCGAGATGCCGATCGCGGAAGCCGTGGCGGCGCTACTGGCGGGCGCTCCGGTCGGCCCGGTGATCGCCGCGCTGCTCGACCGCCCGCTCAAGTCGGAGCGCTAG
- a CDS encoding uroporphyrinogen-III synthase — MRVLVTRPEPAASRTAARLRALGHEVVVAPLLVPRAVPWSVPRGDWHAVAFTSASAPGFGGAELKPLTHLPAYAVGEATAAAAREAGFTDVRPARGDASAVFRLAAGDGIARLLHLAGRDRSEATVPPGLTVGLATVYAADLAPSLPGFAGDVVLLYSARTAAHFAALFTGDRARVTLAALSLFVAAAAGPGWALVVVATEPTEDALFAAARLTCESPA; from the coding sequence ATGCGCGTCCTCGTTACCCGCCCGGAGCCGGCCGCGTCGCGCACCGCCGCCCGCCTGCGCGCGCTGGGCCACGAGGTCGTCGTCGCGCCGCTGCTGGTCCCGCGCGCGGTCCCGTGGAGCGTGCCCCGCGGTGACTGGCACGCGGTCGCCTTCACCAGCGCGAGCGCCCCCGGCTTCGGTGGAGCCGAATTGAAGCCCCTCACCCATCTCCCCGCTTATGCCGTCGGCGAGGCGACCGCCGCTGCGGCGCGCGAGGCCGGCTTCACCGACGTTCGCCCGGCACGCGGCGATGCGAGCGCGGTCTTCCGACTCGCTGCCGGCGACGGCATCGCGCGGCTTCTTCACCTCGCCGGCCGCGACCGCAGCGAGGCGACGGTGCCGCCCGGGCTGACCGTCGGGCTCGCGACGGTCTATGCCGCTGACCTCGCGCCCAGCCTCCCCGGCTTCGCGGGCGATGTCGTCCTGCTCTATTCCGCCCGCACCGCTGCGCACTTCGCCGCGCTGTTTACCGGTGACCGGGCACGCGTGACGCTTGCGGCGCTGAGCCTGTTCGTCGCCGCTGCGGCGGGTCCCGGCTGGGCGCTCGTCGTCGTCGCGACCGAGCCGACCGAGGATGCCCTCTTTGCCGCCGCCCGCCTGACGTGCGAGAGTCCGGCCTGA
- a CDS encoding DUF3422 domain-containing protein, which translates to MANTWHFHPDRAALLAEAHARPYTPLVSPMVASRLATLSGESGLAADRDHMAALCRSLASAEPGPESRWCALDAGSWSLRWERHTEFSTWTFFRSSDRSHPFLEDAFDRAPRDWLAALPGELLVATTLDLRTRESASSIAAMLGGDAIGAQLLDGAASVFTDLRPDAGGMTRYFLLDNGDDPASAGRLALGLLEIETYRLMALLAFPVARAAGQELGRIEVEARELASQLARDSGVDEDRRLLARLVVLAGAAEALNARTSFRFGAGSAYHDIVRDRIAALRETPIAGLQTLGAFMERRLAPAMRTCDTVAARERDAIERIARTGEMLAIRVGVAAESSSAALLASMDRRAQLQLRLQRLVEGLSVAAISYYLLSLAGYVFKGIEHVRPSFDAVLATGIIAPLLVLTVWLLMRRLRDRLEAEHRD; encoded by the coding sequence ATGGCGAACACCTGGCACTTTCACCCCGACCGCGCGGCGCTGCTCGCCGAGGCCCACGCCCGCCCGTACACGCCGTTAGTCAGCCCGATGGTCGCGTCGCGGCTGGCGACATTGTCCGGCGAATCGGGCCTCGCCGCCGACCGTGATCACATGGCGGCGTTGTGCCGGAGCCTAGCCTCCGCCGAGCCCGGGCCCGAGTCGCGCTGGTGCGCGCTCGATGCCGGCAGCTGGTCGCTGCGCTGGGAGCGCCACACCGAATTTTCGACGTGGACCTTCTTCCGCAGCTCCGACCGCAGCCACCCGTTTCTGGAGGACGCCTTCGACCGCGCCCCGCGCGACTGGCTGGCGGCGCTGCCCGGCGAGCTGCTGGTCGCGACGACCCTCGATCTCCGCACGCGCGAGAGCGCATCGTCGATCGCGGCGATGCTCGGCGGCGACGCCATCGGTGCGCAGCTGCTCGACGGTGCGGCCTCGGTGTTCACCGACCTGCGCCCCGACGCCGGCGGCATGACCCGTTATTTCCTGCTCGACAACGGCGACGACCCGGCCAGCGCCGGCCGGCTGGCGCTCGGCCTGCTCGAGATCGAGACCTACCGGCTGATGGCGCTGCTGGCGTTCCCGGTGGCGCGCGCCGCCGGCCAGGAGCTCGGGCGGATCGAGGTCGAGGCGCGCGAACTGGCCTCGCAACTGGCGCGCGACAGCGGCGTCGATGAAGACCGGCGGCTGCTCGCACGCCTCGTCGTGCTGGCCGGCGCGGCGGAGGCGCTCAACGCCCGCACGAGTTTTCGCTTCGGCGCCGGGTCCGCCTATCACGACATCGTCCGCGACCGCATCGCGGCGCTGCGCGAGACCCCGATCGCCGGGCTGCAGACGCTCGGCGCGTTCATGGAGCGGCGGCTCGCTCCCGCGATGCGGACCTGCGACACCGTCGCGGCGCGCGAGCGCGACGCGATCGAGCGGATTGCCCGCACTGGCGAGATGCTGGCGATCCGCGTCGGCGTCGCGGCCGAATCGAGCAGCGCCGCGCTACTCGCTTCGATGGACCGACGCGCCCAACTCCAGCTTCGCTTGCAGCGCCTCGTCGAGGGCCTCTCGGTCGCGGCGATCAGTTACTACCTGCTGTCGCTCGCGGGCTATGTGTTCAAGGGCATCGAGCATGTCCGCCCCAGCTTCGACGCGGTGCTGGCGACCGGTATCATCGCGCCATTGCTGGTGCTGACGGTGTGGCTGCTGATGCGCCGCCTGCGCGACCGGCTCGAGGCCGAGCATCGGGACTGA
- a CDS encoding SDR family oxidoreductase, producing MIYPAAKLDGRTIAITGAGSGIGRALALNLSKKGCKLALADKDADTLAATGTMLGNYPHSTTVLDVSDDAAVGGWIDAAATEFGGLDGIINNAGLTVMGSFEDTPAADFNRVMAVNFGGVVSGCRHVLPHLKDRPQAWIVNISSVFGMMGYPGQSAYNASKFAVRGLSEAMHLELAVSHPAIRVVRVHPGGIKTNVVRNSKYVGAMPIPSNFDQADTFEKSSPTTPEQAAQVIVDGMEQGRHRVLIGPDARMIDRLVRLFPETYFKKIGNFLSRQIKT from the coding sequence ATGATCTATCCTGCGGCGAAACTCGACGGACGTACGATCGCGATCACCGGTGCCGGCAGCGGCATCGGGCGAGCTCTCGCGCTCAACCTGTCGAAGAAGGGCTGCAAGCTCGCCCTCGCAGACAAGGACGCCGACACTTTGGCCGCGACCGGTACGATGCTCGGCAACTATCCGCACTCGACGACCGTGCTCGACGTCAGCGACGACGCCGCGGTCGGCGGCTGGATCGACGCCGCGGCGACCGAGTTCGGCGGCCTCGACGGGATCATCAACAACGCCGGCCTGACCGTGATGGGCTCGTTCGAGGACACCCCCGCGGCCGACTTCAACCGCGTCATGGCGGTCAACTTCGGCGGCGTCGTCAGCGGCTGCCGCCACGTCCTGCCGCACCTGAAGGACCGTCCGCAGGCCTGGATCGTCAACATCAGCTCGGTTTTCGGCATGATGGGCTATCCCGGACAGTCGGCCTATAATGCATCGAAGTTCGCGGTCCGCGGCCTGTCGGAGGCGATGCACCTCGAACTCGCGGTGTCGCATCCCGCGATCCGTGTCGTCCGCGTCCATCCGGGCGGCATCAAGACCAACGTCGTGCGCAACAGCAAGTACGTCGGCGCGATGCCGATACCCTCCAACTTCGACCAGGCCGACACATTCGAGAAAAGCTCGCCGACCACTCCCGAACAGGCCGCTCAGGTCATCGTCGACGGCATGGAACAGGGCCGCCACCGCGTCCTGATCGGCCCCGACGCCCGCATGATCGACCGTCTCGTCCGCCTGTTTCCCGAAACCTATTTCAAGAAGATCGGTAATTTCTTGAGCCGTCAGATCAAGACTTGA
- a CDS encoding DUF1674 domain-containing protein, whose product MATRPDDLPDHFPVPTEPEPEMDPSLPPDPEVGGRGGLDPVRYGDWEKGGIAVDF is encoded by the coding sequence ATGGCGACACGGCCCGACGACCTCCCCGACCATTTCCCGGTGCCGACCGAGCCCGAGCCCGAGATGGACCCGTCGCTGCCGCCCGATCCCGAGGTCGGCGGACGCGGCGGGCTCGACCCGGTGCGCTACGGCGACTGGGAAAAGGGCGGGATCGCGGTGGACTTCTAG
- the tsaD gene encoding tRNA (adenosine(37)-N6)-threonylcarbamoyltransferase complex transferase subunit TsaD, whose translation MASVSPLILGIESSCDETAVALVRGDRTIVAQAVASQDAAHRPFGGVVPEVAAREHVAALTPMVKRVLAEGGVALADVDAVAATAGPGLIGGVMIGLVTAKALSFAARKPLIAVNHLEGHALSPRLIDPGLAFPYLLLLVSGGHCQLLAVEGVGRYRRLATTIDDAVGEAFDKTAKILGLGFPGGPAVERAALGGNPSAVPLPRPLVGSAEPHFSFAGLKSAVLRAHATGNYSIADLAASFQAAAIDCLTDRTRLALAAMPEASALVVAGGVASNSAVRAMLAATATAARTKFVAPPPWLCTDNAAMIAWAGAERLALGLVDGLDAAARPRWPLDPNAEAARGAGVKA comes from the coding sequence ATGGCAAGCGTCAGTCCTCTCATCCTCGGTATCGAATCGAGCTGCGACGAAACCGCGGTCGCACTCGTGCGCGGCGACCGCACGATCGTTGCACAAGCGGTCGCCAGCCAGGACGCTGCGCACCGGCCGTTCGGCGGCGTCGTCCCCGAAGTCGCGGCGCGCGAGCACGTTGCCGCGCTCACCCCGATGGTGAAGCGGGTGCTGGCCGAGGGCGGGGTCGCGCTCGCCGACGTCGATGCGGTCGCCGCCACCGCCGGCCCAGGGCTGATCGGCGGGGTGATGATCGGGTTGGTCACCGCCAAGGCGCTCAGCTTTGCCGCCCGCAAGCCGCTGATCGCGGTCAACCACCTCGAGGGGCACGCGCTGAGCCCGCGGTTGATCGATCCGGGGCTGGCATTTCCTTACCTGCTGCTGCTCGTCTCCGGCGGGCACTGCCAGTTGCTCGCGGTCGAGGGCGTCGGGCGCTACCGGCGACTCGCGACGACGATCGACGATGCGGTCGGCGAAGCGTTCGACAAGACCGCCAAGATCCTCGGCCTCGGCTTTCCCGGCGGCCCGGCGGTCGAACGCGCGGCGCTGGGGGGTAACCCCTCTGCAGTACCGCTGCCCCGCCCGCTGGTCGGCAGCGCCGAGCCGCATTTCTCGTTCGCGGGCCTGAAGAGCGCGGTCCTGCGCGCCCACGCCACCGGCAACTACAGCATCGCCGACCTCGCCGCGTCGTTCCAGGCGGCCGCCATCGATTGCCTGACCGACCGCACCCGGCTGGCGCTCGCGGCAATGCCCGAGGCGAGTGCGCTCGTCGTCGCGGGGGGAGTCGCGTCGAACAGCGCGGTCCGCGCGATGCTTGCTGCGACGGCCACTGCTGCGCGCACGAAATTCGTCGCACCACCGCCGTGGCTGTGCACCGACAACGCCGCGATGATCGCCTGGGCGGGGGCGGAGCGGCTGGCGCTCGGGCTGGTCGACGGGCTCGACGCGGCGGCGCGCCCGCGGTGGCCGCTCGACCCGAACGCCGAGGCCGCGCGCGGTGCGGGGGTGAAGGCATGA
- the hemC gene encoding hydroxymethylbilane synthase — protein sequence MDAILKLGTRGSPLALAQARMVATALAGRGTRSEIVVISTVGDRVQDRPLAEIGGKALWTRELDAALIDRRIDFAVHSMKDVETDLADDIMLVAMLPRADVRDRLIGAESLAALPQGGRVGTSSPRRAAQLHAARPDLVIEMLRGNVATRLARIEAGDFDATLLAAAGLDRLGIDAGVALEIDEWLPAPAQGAVGIAVRRGDIAVAAAVAAIDHDDTSTAVRLERHFLACLDADCHSPVAALARVHGAGLQFTGEIILADGSERQRGSVEATRDGAADAVAVLAAELLARASPALRAQFGE from the coding sequence ATGGATGCAATTCTGAAGCTCGGGACCCGGGGCTCGCCGCTGGCGCTCGCGCAGGCCCGGATGGTGGCCACCGCACTGGCGGGGCGTGGCACGCGGTCGGAGATCGTCGTCATCTCGACCGTCGGCGACCGCGTCCAGGACCGCCCGCTTGCCGAGATCGGCGGCAAGGCGCTGTGGACGCGCGAGCTCGACGCGGCGCTGATCGACCGCCGCATCGACTTCGCGGTGCACTCGATGAAGGACGTCGAGACCGACCTCGCTGATGATATCATGCTGGTCGCGATGCTGCCCCGCGCCGATGTCCGCGACCGGCTGATCGGGGCCGAGTCGCTGGCGGCGCTACCGCAGGGCGGCCGGGTCGGCACGTCGAGTCCGCGCCGCGCCGCGCAGCTTCATGCGGCACGGCCTGACCTGGTTATCGAGATGCTGCGCGGCAACGTCGCGACCCGGCTGGCCCGGATCGAGGCGGGCGACTTCGACGCGACCCTGCTGGCCGCTGCAGGCCTCGACCGGCTCGGCATCGACGCGGGCGTCGCGCTGGAGATCGACGAGTGGCTGCCGGCCCCGGCACAGGGCGCGGTCGGTATCGCGGTGCGCAGGGGCGACATCGCCGTCGCCGCCGCGGTCGCCGCGATCGACCACGACGACACCAGCACCGCGGTGCGGCTGGAGCGGCATTTCCTCGCCTGCCTCGATGCCGATTGCCACTCGCCGGTCGCGGCCTTGGCGCGGGTCCACGGTGCGGGCCTGCAGTTCACCGGCGAGATCATCCTGGCGGACGGTTCCGAGCGCCAGCGTGGCTCGGTCGAGGCAACGCGCGACGGTGCCGCCGACGCGGTTGCGGTGCTCGCCGCCGAGCTGCTGGCGCGTGCCAGCCCGGCGCTCAGGGCGCAGTTCGGCGAGTGA
- a CDS encoding methyltransferase domain-containing protein — MRAPEPPGLPARRGAARLLDAVLNRGLPLDGALDTSLRGIQRPDDRALARNLASSVLRWLPDLDRIIDSATQRPLPEDARARMALRTGMAGHLLLGTPDHAVIATTLAQLEGGPRRLAHAVLSRLLREEAKLPDVPTLPDLFALRWSEAWGPDVAAAAAVSLASEPPVDLTLHHAGSTDTWVETLGGTSLMPGHVRLPRGIAVPQLAGFSDGAWWVQDLAASLPARVLGAKAGEAVLDLCAAPGGKTLQLAAAGASVTALDISAQRMERVRDNLTRTQLKAELIVADALKWQPKRQYDRILLDAPCSATGIFRRHPDVLYARSSRDLAPLLELQAALLDRACGWLVPGGTLVFSTCSLERREGEDQLAALLARNPDMSRASGMPELPQGIVPTPDNDLRILPGMLAEVGGLDGFFVARVTKV, encoded by the coding sequence TTGAGAGCCCCCGAGCCCCCTGGCCTGCCGGCCCGGCGCGGTGCCGCGCGGCTGCTCGATGCGGTCCTCAACCGCGGCCTGCCGCTCGACGGCGCGCTCGACACCTCGCTGCGCGGCATCCAGCGACCCGACGACCGGGCCCTGGCGCGCAACCTCGCCAGTTCGGTGCTGCGCTGGCTGCCCGACCTCGACCGGATCATCGATTCTGCCACCCAACGCCCGCTGCCCGAGGATGCCCGCGCCCGCATGGCGCTGCGCACCGGCATGGCGGGCCACCTGCTCCTCGGCACCCCCGACCACGCGGTGATCGCGACGACGCTGGCGCAGCTCGAGGGCGGGCCGCGCCGGCTGGCGCATGCGGTGCTGTCGCGCTTGCTGCGGGAGGAAGCCAAACTACCGGACGTGCCGACGCTGCCCGACCTGTTCGCGCTGCGCTGGAGCGAGGCGTGGGGGCCGGACGTTGCCGCCGCCGCCGCGGTATCACTGGCCAGCGAGCCGCCGGTTGATCTGACGCTCCATCACGCCGGAAGCACCGACACCTGGGTCGAGACACTCGGTGGCACCAGCCTGATGCCGGGCCACGTCCGCCTGCCGCGCGGCATCGCGGTGCCCCAGCTCGCAGGGTTCAGCGACGGCGCGTGGTGGGTCCAGGACCTCGCCGCGAGCCTGCCGGCGCGCGTGCTCGGGGCGAAAGCCGGCGAGGCGGTGCTCGACCTGTGCGCCGCACCCGGCGGCAAGACGCTGCAACTCGCGGCGGCCGGAGCCTCGGTGACCGCGCTCGACATCTCGGCGCAGCGCATGGAGCGAGTTCGCGACAACCTCACGCGCACACAGCTCAAGGCCGAGCTGATCGTCGCCGACGCGCTGAAGTGGCAGCCCAAGCGCCAGTACGACCGCATCCTGCTCGATGCGCCGTGCTCGGCGACCGGGATCTTCCGCCGCCATCCCGACGTGCTCTACGCCCGCTCGTCGCGCGATCTCGCGCCGCTGCTCGAACTCCAGGCGGCTCTGCTCGACCGCGCGTGCGGCTGGCTGGTGCCGGGAGGAACGCTGGTCTTCTCGACCTGCTCGCTCGAGCGCCGCGAGGGCGAGGACCAGCTTGCGGCGCTGCTGGCGCGCAACCCCGACATGAGCCGCGCGAGTGGAATGCCGGAACTGCCGCAGGGCATCGTTCCAACGCCCGACAACGACCTTCGAATCCTGCCCGGCATGCTCGCCGAAGTCGGCGGCCTCGACGGCTTTTTCGTCGCGCGCGTTACCAAAGTGTAA